Proteins encoded by one window of Campylobacter concisus:
- a CDS encoding GNAT family N-acetyltransferase has product MIERANLSDLEAITQIYNDYILDRSATADMQPVSTKEREPWFNAHGGSRPIFIYKENDEILGYYSLSDFNPKIAYDISVEISIYVAKKLLKRASANSF; this is encoded by the coding sequence TTGATCGAGCGAGCAAATTTAAGCGACCTTGAAGCGATCACGCAAATTTATAATGACTACATTTTAGATAGAAGTGCGACTGCTGATATGCAGCCAGTTAGCACAAAGGAGCGAGAGCCTTGGTTTAACGCCCACGGCGGCTCGCGCCCTATCTTTATTTACAAAGAAAATGATGAAATTTTAGGCTACTACTCACTAAGTGACTTCAATCCCAAGATCGCTTATGATATAAGCGTAGAGATAAGCATCTATGTCGCTAAAAAGCTCTTAAAAAGGGCATCGGCAAACAGCTTTTAG
- a CDS encoding thiamine biosynthesis protein ThiG codes for MCLVAKISKEQKQKALDIALELLTNKCAKSAEPGIAAVFKDDIKDTKELINFGKNAKNMLLATKQAFETAREQNVFLKALTPNANGVIGALAGIGLRLSGDDGKIRGKFNLNEPKLSVAKLIELPFIEAVLDENFKELAKDEMINLDGTLKPIFWDHKATLLVRKDKNGEFRNLNIKELREF; via the coding sequence ATGTGTTTAGTCGCTAAAATTTCAAAAGAACAAAAGCAAAAGGCGCTTGACATTGCGCTTGAGCTTTTAACAAATAAATGCGCTAAAAGCGCTGAACCGGGTATCGCAGCTGTTTTCAAAGACGACATAAAAGATACAAAAGAGCTAATAAATTTTGGCAAAAATGCAAAAAATATGCTCTTAGCCACAAAGCAAGCTTTTGAGACGGCGCGCGAGCAAAATGTATTTTTAAAAGCTCTTACGCCAAATGCCAATGGCGTTATCGGCGCGCTTGCGGGTATAGGGCTTAGGCTTAGCGGCGATGATGGCAAGATAAGGGGCAAATTTAATCTAAATGAGCCAAAGCTAAGCGTTGCTAAGCTCATAGAGCTTCCATTTATCGAAGCGGTTTTGGATGAGAATTTTAAAGAGCTGGCAAAAGATGAGATGATAAATTTAGATGGCACTTTAAAGCCTATATTTTGGGATCACAAGGCAACTTTACTTGTGCGAAAAGACAAAAATGGTGAGTTTAGAAATTTAAATATAAAAGAGCTTCGAGAATTTTGA
- a CDS encoding ABC transporter substrate-binding protein — translation MFKKILIFFLTAINFCFAMSEAQIKDYIAQNSENIERLQGTPSKIYASSPPLLYMLYALDPAKISGTNFEWNAFERPYVKKEVQDQPVVGGFFGQGKIPNVEMLLRLNPDLILVNASSRNAKKMSEVFSSIKKPMLYLSAVRLEDYLDGFEILGEITGKKERAARLVNYAKESLNLTAQIEEYIKKNNLQKVKIYYAQGSDGLATECEGSWHATLIERAGAENVHKCSEDPNAKSFGRVKISFEQLVKYDPDVILIYEKELFDKIYGDPKWQLLSAVKNKKAYYIPREPFSWFDRPPSFMRFLGLKWLINLTYPEAFKFDMIKETREFYKLFLDLELTDEQIYKILGRAE, via the coding sequence ATGTTTAAAAAAATCCTAATCTTTTTTCTTACGGCTATAAATTTTTGCTTTGCGATGAGCGAGGCGCAGATCAAGGACTATATCGCTCAAAACAGCGAAAATATAGAGCGGCTGCAAGGCACGCCCTCTAAAATTTATGCCAGCTCGCCGCCGCTTTTATATATGCTTTACGCGCTTGATCCCGCTAAAATCAGCGGCACGAATTTCGAGTGGAACGCCTTCGAGCGCCCCTACGTCAAAAAAGAGGTGCAAGATCAGCCCGTCGTGGGAGGCTTTTTCGGTCAGGGCAAAATTCCAAACGTCGAGATGCTGCTGCGCCTAAACCCAGATCTCATCCTCGTAAACGCAAGCTCGCGCAACGCCAAAAAGATGAGCGAGGTTTTCAGCTCTATCAAAAAGCCGATGCTCTATCTAAGCGCAGTGAGGCTCGAGGATTATCTTGACGGGTTTGAAATTTTAGGCGAAATCACGGGCAAAAAGGAGCGCGCCGCGCGCCTCGTAAATTACGCGAAAGAGTCGCTAAATTTGACAGCGCAGATCGAGGAATACATTAAGAAAAATAACCTGCAAAAGGTAAAAATTTACTACGCGCAGGGTAGCGACGGGCTAGCGACCGAGTGCGAGGGCTCGTGGCACGCGACGCTCATCGAGCGAGCAGGTGCAGAGAACGTGCATAAATGTAGCGAGGATCCAAACGCCAAATCCTTCGGACGCGTAAAGATTAGCTTCGAGCAGCTCGTTAAATACGACCCTGACGTCATCCTCATCTACGAAAAGGAGCTGTTTGATAAAATTTACGGCGACCCAAAATGGCAGCTGCTAAGCGCGGTGAAAAACAAAAAGGCCTACTACATCCCGCGCGAGCCCTTTTCGTGGTTTGACCGCCCGCCTTCGTTTATGAGGTTTTTGGGGCTAAAGTGGCTGATAAATTTGACCTACCCCGAGGCGTTTAAATTTGATATGATTAAAGAGACGCGCGAGTTTTACAAGCTATTTTTGGACCTTGAGCTCACAGACGAGCAAATTTATAAAATTTTGGGACGCGCCGAGTGA
- a CDS encoding molybdopterin biosynthesis protein MoeB — MQNFNKKNEFKYGKFNYEKALEIAQNCDKFKLDNDEEEMACGGERSCYDCAFRRWSKDSFICMAQASKD; from the coding sequence ATGCAAAATTTCAATAAGAAAAATGAGTTTAAATACGGCAAATTTAACTACGAAAAAGCGCTAGAAATAGCCCAAAACTGCGATAAATTTAAGCTAGATAACGATGAGGAGGAGATGGCTTGTGGAGGTGAGAGGAGCTGCTATGACTGCGCATTTAGGCGCTGGAGTAAAGATAGCTTCATCTGCATGGCACAAGCTAGCAAAGACTGA
- a CDS encoding chemotaxis protein, protein MFKVEVIYKFCLVLVLILGLCMLAFSGVNFALGEYNEYLLNAHKIAGFLILLAATLHVINRRKKLVKLMNETMDVLTRSKNPSICNMDRIIASLEPYSITEISQMLGFDEAVFCETLHKNGVKFNDASQTLRQIARMNDEKIFFVLVLIIEAKFGKRFCGELKYKRGGKLKDKKMVA, encoded by the coding sequence ATGTTTAAAGTAGAGGTTATTTATAAATTCTGTCTTGTTTTAGTTCTTATTTTGGGGCTTTGTATGCTCGCATTTTCTGGTGTAAATTTTGCACTTGGTGAATATAATGAGTATTTATTAAATGCCCATAAAATCGCAGGTTTTTTAATATTGCTTGCTGCAACACTTCACGTTATAAATCGTAGAAAAAAGCTAGTAAAGCTAATGAATGAAACAATGGATGTGCTAACACGCAGTAAAAATCCAAGCATTTGCAACATGGACCGCATCATCGCCTCACTCGAGCCATACAGCATAACTGAAATTTCACAAATGTTAGGCTTTGACGAGGCTGTTTTTTGCGAAACTTTACATAAAAATGGAGTTAAATTTAATGACGCTAGCCAAACTCTACGCCAGATCGCGCGAATGAATGACGAAAAGATATTTTTTGTGCTAGTTCTTATTATCGAGGCAAAATTTGGCAAGAGATTTTGCGGCGAACTAAAGTACAAACGTGGCGGAAAACTTAAAGATAAAAAAATGGTTGCGTAG
- a CDS encoding putative transporter, whose amino-acid sequence MFSSFFKDKKWALWAYGGAIFIILLLVYQTHLNVRINEWYKNFYDIVQNSKDHDVSEFWREIFNFIKIAMPYVVTYTVISFFASHWVFRWREAMTFRYLKFWQNCKSDIEGSSQRIQEDVYRFAKIMESLGVQVLRAIMTLIAFIPVLWELSKSVSLPYIKDIEGSLVYIALIISIGGLIISWFVGIKLPHIEYNNQKAEAAFRKELVYGEDDKSKFCQPNVMLELFTGVKLNYYKLFLHYGYFNLWLISFSQILVIVPYIIMGNGLFSGVITLGVLIQASNAFSQVRESFSVFIDNWTTITELRSVNKRLREFERNINYKA is encoded by the coding sequence ATGTTTTCATCATTTTTTAAAGATAAAAAATGGGCACTCTGGGCTTATGGCGGAGCGATATTTATCATCTTGCTTCTTGTCTATCAAACGCACCTAAATGTCCGTATAAACGAGTGGTATAAAAATTTCTACGACATCGTGCAAAACTCAAAAGATCATGATGTAAGTGAGTTTTGGCGAGAAATTTTTAACTTTATAAAAATCGCTATGCCTTATGTCGTGACTTACACTGTGATCTCGTTTTTTGCTAGCCACTGGGTCTTTCGCTGGAGAGAGGCGATGACGTTTAGATATCTAAAATTTTGGCAAAACTGCAAAAGTGACATCGAAGGCAGTTCGCAGCGTATCCAAGAAGATGTCTACCGCTTTGCCAAAATAATGGAAAGCCTTGGCGTGCAGGTTTTAAGGGCGATCATGACGCTAATTGCCTTTATACCAGTGCTTTGGGAGCTAAGTAAGAGTGTGAGTTTGCCCTACATCAAAGATATTGAAGGCTCGCTTGTTTATATTGCTTTAATAATTAGCATCGGTGGCTTAATTATTTCGTGGTTTGTGGGCATTAAACTCCCACATATCGAGTATAACAACCAAAAAGCAGAAGCAGCATTTAGAAAAGAGCTAGTTTATGGCGAGGATGATAAGTCTAAATTTTGCCAGCCAAACGTCATGCTAGAGCTTTTTACGGGCGTAAAGTTAAATTATTACAAACTATTTTTGCACTATGGCTACTTTAACCTTTGGCTCATCTCTTTTTCACAAATTCTTGTCATCGTGCCTTATATCATTATGGGAAATGGCCTGTTTAGCGGTGTTATCACACTTGGTGTGCTTATACAAGCCAGCAACGCTTTTTCTCAAGTTAGAGAGAGTTTTAGCGTCTTTATCGACAACTGGACGACAATAACGGAGCTAAGATCTGTAAATAAGCGTTTGAGAGAATTTGAGAGAAATATAAACTATAAGGCGTAA
- a CDS encoding M48 family metallopeptidase, which produces MKKFLLTLLMTSLLFTGCSSVTKAGVVGADRKQFMLVSSEAMEQSSAQAYVKTLTAARSKGELNVDPILTKRVQDIAKRLIAQTGVFRDDALKWKWQVNVINEDTLNAWCMPGGRIVVYSGIIKRLNLTDAQLAAVMGHEIAHALREHSREQASADQMKSIGIFAIATATGLGDLGANALNLASEYTISLPFSRSHETEADHIGTELMARAGYDPKEAVEVWVKMSKMSGGKVPEILSTHPSNESRIKDLKEIAAKLEPVYQAAKRG; this is translated from the coding sequence ATGAAAAAATTTTTACTTACATTATTGATGACTAGTTTGCTCTTTACTGGCTGCTCAAGCGTTACAAAAGCAGGCGTTGTTGGTGCTGATCGTAAGCAATTTATGCTAGTCTCATCAGAAGCTATGGAGCAAAGCTCAGCCCAAGCCTACGTCAAGACGCTAACAGCTGCCAGAAGTAAAGGCGAGCTAAATGTTGATCCGATCCTTACAAAAAGAGTTCAAGATATCGCTAAAAGGCTCATCGCCCAAACTGGTGTTTTTAGGGATGACGCTCTAAAATGGAAGTGGCAAGTAAATGTTATTAACGAAGATACGCTAAATGCTTGGTGTATGCCAGGGGGCAGGATAGTCGTTTATAGTGGCATCATAAAAAGGCTAAATTTAACAGATGCACAGCTAGCTGCAGTCATGGGACACGAGATCGCACACGCTCTTAGGGAGCACAGCAGAGAGCAAGCAAGTGCTGATCAGATGAAAAGCATAGGTATCTTTGCAATAGCTACAGCTACTGGCCTTGGCGATCTTGGAGCTAATGCTCTAAATTTAGCTAGCGAGTACACCATATCTCTACCATTTTCACGATCACACGAAACTGAAGCTGATCACATTGGCACTGAGCTAATGGCAAGAGCCGGATACGATCCAAAAGAAGCGGTCGAAGTCTGGGTAAAAATGAGCAAGATGAGTGGCGGAAAGGTGCCTGAAATTTTAAGCACTCACCCATCAAACGAGAGTAGGATAAAAGATCTAAAAGAGATCGCAGCAAAGCTTGAGCCAGTCTATCAGGCTGCCAAAAGAGGCTAG
- a CDS encoding TonB-dependent receptor plug domain-containing protein, translating to MKKLGLIACCAAMALHGEVFTLGKVEVVGELGGLQKSDANVAVINEEQMQKDNIKRLSQVAYTTPGVYVDKKGPRAEQNFYVRGFDARRTPLFIDGIPVYVPYDGNADFGRFTTFDLSRIDISKGSSSVLYGPNTMGGAINLITKKPSKELEGSLGYGFETGKNAKTYGNNVDFSIGTKQELFYAQAGGSYMEDAGQQMSRKFDQKITGNEDGGRRDNSVQRDKKFNIKFGFTPNETDEYAVAYVNQKGEKEQPFYTGRYASWQQQVKRYWDWPKWDKEGVYFLSNTQITDKFYVKSKLYYDSFENSLYDYVNKNMTGHQVTNRGNSNVPSFYDDHTYGGGLEFGWDINEKDTLKFATSYKYDVHKEGGEWYNNSGRYLGEQPVRKMSDKTYSFALENTYKFTEFTKLILGVSYDVRDALKAEDWAQVGNNPQQRAMINFNTNKEDAINYQAAIKHSFDGSDELSVSYAKKTYFPSLKERYSRRFGRSIPNPDLKPEVANHYEIGYQRNFGDNVRLETALFYSKIKDAINTRVKSGIRESGRELERAENVDSADYKGFELGTTYFAMQNLELGGNYTYMNAKFKEDSVKQPVYDLPKHKGFVYIDYKIVPKFSIYLSQYMMSTRFSNAQETTKLAGFGTTNIKFTYKPTETLSFEAGVSNLFDKNYEYREGFPEEGRIFFTNVRYKF from the coding sequence ATGAAGAAGTTGGGTTTGATAGCCTGCTGTGCTGCGATGGCACTGCACGGCGAAGTCTTTACTTTGGGTAAAGTTGAGGTTGTTGGAGAGTTAGGTGGCTTACAAAAAAGCGATGCAAACGTCGCCGTAATCAATGAAGAGCAGATGCAAAAAGATAACATCAAACGCCTTTCACAGGTTGCTTATACTACGCCGGGTGTCTATGTGGATAAAAAAGGCCCGCGCGCCGAGCAAAATTTCTACGTTCGCGGTTTTGACGCGCGCAGAACTCCGCTTTTTATCGACGGTATCCCGGTTTACGTGCCTTATGACGGTAACGCCGATTTTGGGCGATTTACGACCTTTGATCTTAGCAGGATCGACATCTCAAAGGGCTCTAGCTCGGTACTTTACGGCCCAAATACCATGGGCGGCGCGATAAATTTAATCACCAAAAAGCCTAGCAAAGAGCTTGAAGGAAGCCTAGGCTACGGCTTTGAAACCGGCAAAAACGCCAAAACCTACGGCAATAACGTCGATTTTAGCATCGGCACGAAGCAAGAGCTATTTTACGCGCAAGCAGGCGGCAGCTACATGGAGGATGCAGGCCAGCAGATGTCTCGTAAATTTGACCAAAAAATAACGGGCAACGAGGACGGCGGTAGACGCGACAACTCTGTGCAACGCGATAAGAAATTTAATATAAAATTCGGCTTTACGCCAAACGAAACCGACGAATACGCCGTAGCGTACGTAAATCAAAAAGGCGAAAAAGAGCAGCCTTTTTATACCGGTAGATATGCATCGTGGCAACAACAAGTAAAAAGATACTGGGACTGGCCGAAGTGGGACAAAGAGGGCGTTTATTTCTTATCGAATACACAAATTACGGATAAATTTTATGTAAAATCAAAGCTATATTACGACTCGTTTGAAAATTCTCTTTACGATTACGTAAATAAAAATATGACTGGGCACCAAGTAACTAATAGAGGAAATTCAAACGTTCCTAGCTTTTACGACGATCATACCTACGGCGGAGGCTTGGAGTTTGGTTGGGATATAAATGAAAAAGATACTCTAAAATTTGCTACTAGTTATAAATACGACGTCCACAAAGAGGGCGGAGAGTGGTATAACAACTCGGGCAGATATCTAGGCGAACAACCGGTTCGAAAAATGTCTGATAAAACCTACTCGTTTGCATTAGAAAATACCTATAAATTTACAGAATTTACTAAACTTATTTTAGGCGTTAGCTACGACGTTAGAGATGCTTTAAAAGCTGAAGATTGGGCTCAAGTAGGAAATAATCCGCAGCAAAGAGCGATGATTAATTTTAATACGAATAAAGAAGACGCTATCAACTATCAAGCCGCGATTAAACATAGCTTCGACGGTAGCGACGAGCTAAGCGTAAGCTACGCTAAAAAGACCTATTTCCCTAGCTTGAAAGAAAGGTATAGTAGGAGATTTGGCAGAAGCATACCAAATCCGGATCTAAAACCGGAAGTAGCTAATCACTACGAGATCGGCTATCAAAGAAATTTCGGCGATAACGTTAGACTAGAGACCGCATTGTTTTATTCAAAAATTAAAGACGCTATAAATACTAGAGTAAAAAGCGGCATTAGAGAAAGCGGAAGAGAGTTAGAAAGAGCCGAAAACGTAGATAGTGCCGATTATAAAGGCTTTGAACTTGGAACGACATACTTTGCGATGCAAAATTTAGAACTAGGCGGTAACTATACCTATATGAACGCCAAATTTAAAGAAGACAGCGTAAAACAGCCGGTATATGACCTGCCTAAACATAAAGGCTTCGTATATATCGACTATAAAATCGTTCCGAAATTTAGCATTTATCTATCTCAATACATGATGTCTACTCGCTTTTCTAACGCCCAAGAAACTACTAAGTTAGCAGGTTTTGGCACGACAAATATCAAGTTTACCTACAAACCGACCGAGACTCTAAGCTTTGAAGCGGGTGTGTCGAATCTATTTGACAAAAACTACGAGTACAGAGAGGGCTTTCCTGAAGAAGGAAGAATTTTCTTTACAAACGTAAGATATAAATTCTAA
- a CDS encoding FecCD family ABC transporter permease, which produces MSKKAFAFLALLLALCVAGSLLLGKYGFGTSDYIKYVTALLKGENLKEYEVMHTLLLEIRLPRILACVLIGASLAISGAAYQAMFVNPLVSPSILGVLSGAGFGAAVGMFFKFNEYLIQLSTFGFGFLAVAVALGVSALYSRSGSVIVLVLGGVISGSLFTSLLSVLKYAADPNDALPAITYFLMGSLGFASKSFIQISILPMCAGVLLLALSGKYLNALSLGEEEAKSLGVNTARVKIFIILVATFVSALSVTIAGIIGWIGLIVPHIARLIFGADNRAVLASSAMIGAIFLLFCDSFSRLIFTFEIPIGIVTSLFGIPMFIIVLRRAKRSF; this is translated from the coding sequence ATGAGCAAAAAGGCGTTTGCGTTTTTAGCCCTCCTGCTGGCGCTTTGCGTCGCGGGCTCGCTGCTGCTCGGTAAATACGGCTTTGGCACGAGCGATTACATAAAATACGTCACCGCTCTTTTAAAAGGCGAAAATTTAAAAGAGTATGAAGTGATGCACACGCTCTTGCTCGAGATCCGTCTGCCGCGCATACTCGCCTGCGTGCTAATCGGCGCTAGCCTGGCGATCAGCGGCGCAGCGTATCAGGCGATGTTCGTAAATCCGCTCGTTAGCCCCTCGATACTGGGCGTGCTAAGCGGCGCGGGTTTTGGCGCGGCGGTGGGGATGTTTTTCAAATTTAACGAATATCTCATCCAGCTTAGTACCTTTGGCTTCGGCTTTCTCGCCGTGGCCGTGGCGCTGGGCGTCTCGGCGCTGTATTCGCGTAGCGGCAGCGTTATCGTGCTAGTTCTGGGCGGCGTCATCAGCGGCTCGCTCTTTACCTCGCTACTCTCGGTGCTAAAATACGCCGCAGACCCGAACGACGCGCTTCCAGCGATCACCTATTTTTTGATGGGTAGCCTCGGCTTTGCGTCCAAAAGCTTTATCCAAATTTCAATCCTACCGATGTGCGCAGGCGTTTTGCTGCTAGCGCTTAGTGGCAAATACCTAAACGCGCTAAGCCTTGGCGAGGAGGAGGCAAAGAGCCTGGGCGTAAATACGGCGCGGGTTAAAATTTTCATCATCCTCGTCGCGACCTTCGTTAGTGCGCTTAGCGTGACGATCGCGGGCATCATCGGCTGGATCGGGCTTATCGTGCCGCACATCGCGCGCTTAATATTTGGCGCCGACAACCGCGCGGTTCTGGCTAGCTCGGCGATGATCGGCGCGATATTTCTACTCTTTTGCGACAGCTTCTCGCGGCTCATTTTTACCTTTGAGATCCCCATCGGCATCGTTACCTCGCTGTTTGGCATCCCGATGTTTATCATCGTGCTGCGCCGCGCCAAGAGGAGCTTTTGA
- a CDS encoding class I SAM-dependent methyltransferase, with product MILPSNYDEIDFDALYKAQKARSSFGKKFAADWDKKAPSFNEGVMKSAYAREFIDKVDFTGVSTLLDFACGAGALSVLAAERADQIYGYDFSPKMLEFARQNAQIYGVKNVKFAQKAFEDDWSDVPECDVVLASRCLEVDDLKTALNKLLSKTKKALYITFKVGGSFVDDEILNAIGRKVEQRPDFVYLLNILFQMGYLPSLSYIKAKCHAGPETSAQELIQKTRWGLGGELSETEEARLAEYFSSGKYKPKQEFMHWAFVTVDKANRI from the coding sequence ATGATTTTACCTTCAAACTACGACGAGATCGACTTTGACGCGCTTTATAAGGCGCAAAAGGCTAGAAGTTCATTCGGTAAAAAATTTGCCGCAGACTGGGACAAAAAGGCGCCCAGCTTCAACGAGGGCGTGATGAAAAGCGCCTATGCGCGCGAGTTTATAGATAAGGTCGATTTTACAGGCGTTTCTACGCTGCTTGACTTTGCGTGCGGAGCGGGCGCGCTAAGCGTGTTGGCGGCGGAAAGGGCGGATCAAATTTACGGCTACGACTTTTCGCCTAAGATGTTAGAATTTGCCAGGCAAAACGCTCAAATTTATGGCGTTAAAAACGTTAAATTTGCGCAAAAAGCCTTTGAGGACGACTGGTCGGACGTGCCTGAGTGCGACGTAGTTTTGGCCTCGCGCTGCCTTGAGGTGGACGATCTAAAAACTGCACTTAACAAGCTTCTTTCAAAGACCAAAAAGGCACTCTATATAACATTTAAGGTCGGCGGCAGCTTCGTAGACGATGAAATTTTGAACGCGATAGGGCGCAAAGTGGAGCAAAGGCCCGACTTCGTCTATCTTTTAAACATTTTGTTTCAAATGGGCTATTTGCCGAGTCTTAGCTACATAAAAGCTAAGTGTCATGCGGGTCCGGAAACAAGCGCGCAGGAGCTCATACAAAAGACGCGCTGGGGGCTTGGCGGCGAGCTAAGCGAAACGGAGGAGGCGCGGCTAGCGGAGTATTTTAGCAGCGGCAAATACAAACCGAAGCAAGAATTTATGCACTGGGCGTTTGTAACTGTCGATAAGGCAAATAGAATCTAA
- a CDS encoding ABC transporter ATP-binding protein produces the protein MRKNLIEVRKLRFAYRDKPVLKGISFDVATGDTLSILGANGSGKSTLLRIMLGFLKFEGEVLIAGKSVRDYGKKGLASLVAYVPQTHAPSYDYSVFDVALMGALCRTPLFSSFSAADKKLAEQALEKMGIAHLRNAPYTKVSGGERQLAYIARTLVQGAKVIFMDEPTNGLDFGNQIKLLEMIKALGDEGYTFVQTTHYPRHAKFVSNLTLFLKDGEILAFGRSEQLINAENIDKIYGINYEKYEDRL, from the coding sequence ATGCGAAAAAATTTGATAGAAGTGCGAAAATTACGCTTTGCCTACCGTGACAAGCCCGTGCTAAAGGGCATCAGCTTTGACGTCGCGACGGGCGATACGCTAAGTATCCTAGGCGCCAATGGTAGCGGCAAAAGCACCCTGCTTCGCATAATGCTCGGATTTTTAAAATTTGAAGGCGAGGTGCTAATCGCGGGCAAAAGCGTGCGAGACTACGGCAAAAAGGGGCTCGCCTCACTCGTCGCCTACGTGCCGCAGACGCACGCGCCCTCATACGACTACAGCGTCTTTGACGTCGCGCTGATGGGCGCGCTGTGCAGGACGCCGCTGTTTTCTAGCTTTAGCGCGGCGGATAAAAAGCTAGCCGAACAGGCGCTGGAAAAGATGGGCATCGCGCATCTAAGAAACGCGCCCTACACAAAGGTTAGCGGCGGCGAGCGGCAGCTAGCCTACATCGCGCGCACGCTGGTTCAGGGCGCGAAAGTGATCTTTATGGACGAGCCTACCAACGGGCTGGACTTTGGCAATCAGATCAAGCTACTCGAGATGATAAAGGCGCTAGGCGACGAGGGCTACACCTTCGTGCAGACGACGCACTATCCGCGACATGCGAAGTTTGTTTCAAATTTGACGCTGTTTTTAAAAGACGGCGAAATTTTAGCCTTCGGGCGCAGCGAGCAGCTCATAAACGCCGAAAATATCGATAAAATTTACGGCATAAACTATGAAAAATACGAGGATAGATTATGA